The DNA region GTATTGATTGTATGTCAAACataaatgtacttttatccgTCTTCAAGTGTCTCATTCATTAATCCCAGCATTTCATGCCAAGTGTCAggtaagtataaatatttaaattatttttctaatgTGTCTTTATAGGGGGCACCATAGATATCACAGCCCATGAAGTGATGGCTGATGCAGGACTAAGAGAGCTTCACCAAGCTAGTGGAGGCTACTATGGAGGAACTTGTGTAAATGATGAAATCATGTCCTTCTTCAAACGACTGTTTGGTGCTCCAGTTTTAATGAGGCTCAAAGAAGAAAACCCAGGAGACTACCTCGATTTGATGAATGATATTGAGATGAAAAAGTGCACGTATAGTCCCAAAATGGACAAGAACAACATCACTTTAAGGCTTCCTGTCACTTTGTTGGATGCATATAAAGAGGAGACTGAATGCCAGATTGAGGAATGTTTACAAGACACAGCATTTGCAGATGATGTGCAAATAAAGCGAGACAAGATGATGATTTCTAAAAAACTTTTTggaagtttttttaaatcatcagtTGATAATGTGGTTAGAATAATTAAGGAGATTTTGGACACACCAAGTATGTCCGAGGTCACCACATTTCTCGCTGTAGGAGGGTATGCTGAATCTGCTTTGATCAAAGAGACACTGCAGACTACCTTTCCAGAGAAAAAGATTGTGATACCAACTGACCCTAGCCTCTCTGTATTAAAAGGAGCTGTTATCTATGGATTTGAGCCAGAGATCATTGCTTCCAGGGTTTGTAAATATACCTATGGAATAGCCAAGACAGGCATTTGGAAAGAGGGAGATCCTGAGAGTAAAAAACTCCCAGAGAAAACCAAAAAAGGCCTCTATTGGTGTGATGGTGTGTTTGACAAACATGTAGAGGTGGGACAAGTTGTTAAACTTGGAGAGTTCCAGGAGGCGAAAGAGTACTTTGCTGTGGAAGGTCAGGTTGAGGCGCTGCTAGATTTTTATGCTTCTACAGAAAAGAATCCCAGATTCGTGGACGATCCTGGGTGTACTTGTGTTGGAAATTTGGTATTGGATTTATCTGGAGGGAAAACAAAGAAGAAGATCTTGGTTAGGATCGGTGTTGGGGGAACTGAGCTAGAAGTTGAAGCCATGGACCCCACTGGTCATGTTTTTAGAtcaaattgcaattttttaccTTAATTTATAGCTTTTTATGTAAAGTAATTAGACATTGGTCGAATGTGCCAAAAGTATAATGTTGCTCACTTAAATGTACAGTACTTTACTAACTCACTGTTGAACTTTCAAATTGTAATCATCCACATGCtacttttattttatcaaaaattctGATTCAATTGGTGACATGGATGCTCTATTTTTAGACGACTTTTTAATATGTGAACTGTGAAACAGTGAATATCtataaatcattatttgaacACAAAAATGTTCGTACATAACACAGTGGATACTTTTTGAGAGTTGTTGAGAAGCAGTCCTTGAGTCCTTGAGAAGCATACCTTATGTAACATTCAACGAACTTGGCTGATTTTTCTTGTCAGATTACAATTGTGACAGATTCAAGTGAATGGGATTGAATTGTCTGCAAAgcctggtgtgttataggatggacaaaattcaagaaataaGAATTCAATTCCTAAAATATTTCCTGTCGCATAGTTATGGCCTCAAAACCTTTCACCTTTGCTGTCTGCCAATTTTTCGGTCCAGATATTTTTGGATGTCTTCGAGATAATCTTTTAACAATTACTACCTATAAATGCTGCAGAAATAATCCTGAATTTGTATATTGAGCTTTATTAATATTGTTTctgctgtgtgtgtgtgtgtgtgtgtgcgcgcatagtgaatagaaactttggaactgttcattttcttttatatatatatatatgtctgtgtgtgtgtgtgtgtgtgtgtgtgtgtatttatatatatatttgcattatgCTGCTATTTCACTGTAGCCATCTAGTCTATCGGAATGTCTTAATTGTGCTTATTCAGTGGAGTAGttaatataaatttgaaattttttttggtacagGTCCCTATCAGCCTTCTGGCCAAGGAGTTCACTTGGTAAGGCCATCCAATTTGCCTTATTTACTTTTCAAGTGTGATCATACCATATAAGCCTAAAGGTTATCTGTAATTTTAAGTTGCCAATTTTCAAGGGGGAACCACACCTTTGCATAGTAGCGTCACTCCACGTGACGTATGTCTATAGTAGTGAAAAACTTGTCTACATGAAaccataatatataaaatattgtaaattgtatgctgaaactaataaaaatataatatcttCCAAGTGTTTGTGTTTCTACATCCctgttagaattttttttttcaatttcttgcgATTAAAGTGTTTTAATGCAGTCGGTAATGCATATTGTTACAAGATAACTTTGTTTCCATGCTTTTTCCCCCGTTGCATCCCTATGGATCTTTGGAATTATTcactttttaacaatattttacttgTGACTTATGAATCGCACTTTTCTTTAAATAGACTTATTTCACTACAATCACACATCACTTTGAATTTcctattttatttcttaaatgttccCAACAGACTTTCTGGGATCGTCCAGATTCGAGTTACTGTTGTGTCCTGAACTTGGTCTGCTTTCCTCGTTTTGATCATTGATGTCCACAGCATCGACACGTTTGAAATCGCACACTTTCTCGCCAGTATTCAATCATTTTGTTCTGGTTACTGTTTTTCTGTCTCTGGATTAATGAAACACATAACACACATATTGTTGTCCtgttttcaacaattttatatGGTGTTCAGTCCTGCTTCGGTCCAGTAAAGGATTTCACAACACGAATATAGATCTTATATGGATCGAATCTTCGCGAGCGCCAGCAACAATCTCTCTTGATTTTTGCACTTCCTCGATATTCTCTGCTGCTAAATTGttcatattttgttctttcTTCTCGTGTTCTTTAATCCAACCATACACTCTTACAGTTTTCATCACTTGTTGCATGGTTGATGTATGCCATCTCGGTTAATTACTCGGATAATCGTTTTTTCCACAGAAAATAGGGTCTTCAATCTTTCATGTAATGCCCAGTTGTATCGCCCACACTTTTCTTTACCATTGCATGATATGGTTAAATAGTCCTGttgatgtacattttatataaagACATAATTTGACAATACCGCTTTCGAAATATCATAATGACTTTTGTGCGGAATAGAGGCAATCTTTCATAAGCACCTTTACAACTGTAGCAGCTTTCTGGTTAGGTGTTGATATAACCTTAGCTTCGATAAACAATCAGTTAAGGTGAGCACATTATCTTTACTTACTCACCAGATTTTCTACTCAAGTGAAATACGTATATATGTCTAGAATTTTCAATGGTTTGTGTGCTATTAAACTTAGCTGGTATAAAAGTTTTTGCAAATTACCGCCAAtagatactgtggtttcatcaatattcattgaataaaaattttcgtggatttcgttgtttagttgatcaacgaaattaaatgttcattaaagtgtaatttttattaacattttctattgatagggtcattggccacgaatttacgtatccttgaaactgtgattttcactttatccacgaaaattgacgcccttgaaaattaatgaaaccacaatatTTTACATCGTTCTTTTATCTCATTGACATACTACTCTGAAAATTATCATCACATCTCACATGTCATCTCACATGTGTTTAACCTtatcaataaatgaaataaaaactgttttcaaGACAAGAGACATCAGCGATTGGTGGTAGCAGCCATAGACTTTGGTTCTTTTGGATCAGGAATTGCCTTTTGTACTGTGGCAGATTACAAAAGAGACCCTAATAGAATAAGTGTTCACACCTGGAATAGTGGAACCGCTATTACCAACAAAGCACCCACGACTGTGTTGATAAATCCCATTGGCAAGGACTTTATGAGCTTTGGTTACGATGCAGAGCGCGAATTTGTGGACTTGGAACCTGCAGAGCAAAAGAAACATTATCTTTTCAGACAATTCAAAATGAAGCTGTTAAGTAATCCTGTAAGTGTCATTCAAAActaattcattttattgatgAAGAAGCTGCACTACTGAGAacctgaaattttattttttatcttatacACTCATTTCAACCCATGGATTGAAACCAGTATAAATGATAGAAAACCCATTGGTTCTGAAGATGTTGCACCTGaaatattttcatgattatatatttctacatatttgatttcattaaaTTGATTTCTGCTTACTTTCTAATAAGGATATATCCTTGACGACAAAATTAAAGGACATCACAGACAAAGAGCTACCTGCTGTTGACGTCTTTGCAGCTGTTATCCAACTCTTTAGAGCGAGTTTGCAAAAAAGATTAAATACCAGGAATTTGGAGGATTTTACCTATGATGATGTATACTGGGTGATCACTGTAGCAACTTTTTGGGATCTGAGGCAAAAACAGTTCATGAGGAAGGCAGCTGAAAAAGTTAGTTTGatattacattttacataaatacataaattttctTATGTCGCTGCCTTAAATAACGAGCTCAGATGTTTGCACGGGCAGTTGGTTTGATCTGCCATGGCAGAGCAGACGGTCAAGTCCACCTCTGGACAACAACCATACATTGGAAATGACCATGGAAATATCCCGTTGGGTAAATGCTGAATAATTTAGCAGTGGGAGCTGATGAAATAATCTTATTTtatcaatcaatttattatatttaagcaTATAGGCTACAGGGGGAGGATTATTATAGGAACGGGACTCCCGCACGGTTAAGTGGGATTTAGAGCTATATTTATTAAGGGTTTTGGctatttataatatttgtattttaatcccATCAAGTTGGGAAttcatttttgttatatttacacTCCCAGAGTCTTGGGACTATCATCATTTAATAAACtgaaatatctatattttatttgaatcctGACTGAGTTTTCTTTGGTACCAATATACAGATTTGGGAGACCCACAAGTTGCGTTTCACAACATCCCGGGTTATATATAAAACCCAAGttcagtaaaatataatttatataagcGGGACAGTTTTAAAAACGCAACAATTATATGTCAAACATAATGACTTCCATTCGTCTCAAAGTGTCTCATTCTACCAATGaccataaaatgtaatgcatgcGCAGTGTCTTGTAAGCTAAAtactaaaattatatttcagCGTCTTTATAGGGTTCACCATTGATATCATGGCTGAGGAAGGACTAAGAGAGCTTCACCAAACTAGTGCAGGGTTCTATAGGGGATATGAGGAGGAATTCGAAATCATACCCTTCTTCAAACAACTGGTTGGTGCTTCAGTTTTGATGAAGCTCAAAGATGAAAACCCGGGAGATTTGATGAATGATATTGAGATGAAAAAGTGCACGTATAGTCCTAAAATGGACAAGAACAACATCACTTTAAGGCTTCCTGTCACTTTGTTGGATGCATATAAAGAGGAAACTGAATGACAGATTGAGGAATGTTTACAAGACACAGCATTTGCAGATGATGTGCCAATAAAGCGAGACAAGATGATAATTTCTAAGAAACATTTTGGAACggttttttttccattcatCTCTTTCAAATGTAGTTAGAATAATGAAGGAGATTTTTTACAAACCAAAATTGTCCGATGTCTCCATATTTTTTGCTGTAGGAGAGCATCCTGAATCTGTTCTGATCAAAGAGACACCGCAGACTTCGTTTCTAGAGAAAAAGATTGTGATACCAACTGACCCCAGCCTCTCTGTATTAAAAGGAGCTGTCATCTATGGATTTGAGCCAGAGATCATTGCTTCCAGGGTTTGTAAATATACCTATGACATAGCCAAGCGATGAATTTGGAAAGAGGGAGATCCTGAGAATAGGAAACTCCCCGAGAAAACCAGATAAGGCCTCCATTGgtgtgatgatgtgtttgacAAACATATAGAGTTGGACCAAGTTGTTAAATTTGGAGAGTTCCAGGGGGCAAAAGAGTACTTTGCTGTAAAAGGTCAGGGAAATGCATTGCTAGATTTCTATGCGTCTACAGAGAAGATTCCCAGATTTGTGGACGATCCTGGGTGTACTTGTATTAGTTATATGGTTTTGGATTTATATGGCAGGAAAACCAAGGAGAAGATCTTGGCCAGGATCGGTTTTGGCGGAACTGTGCTAGAAGTTGAAGCCATTGATATGGAACACCATAGCTGCAttaaggtcaatttcatattatataaattggtatttcatttatatgcaatagtaatatcattatatgcagtgctaacatcattatatgcagtgctaacatcattatatgcagtgctaacatcattatatactgtaatttagccattatattcaggggtaaaatctttatataaagtggtaacatcattacgttatgtcgtaagatcattatgtgcagtggtatattcattatatgctatgaataaatctttatatgatatgataaactcatttcatacagagctaaactcataatgaactactgttcaatcgttatgttatatggtacactcttcatgtgcaattgcaaaatccttttatgcagTTCAACTTCTTGACATTAGGTGATAAGTTCATTTTATGCAGTCCTAACATCATgttatggtgtattaaaaccatgattatgtatggtggtaaaacctttatgtattgtggtgaaagctttacatgcaattgtaaatcctttgtatgatgtgacaattttataatatgccgttgttgagtcattatattatgaggtcagttctttacattttgtgatcatttcattatatggagtggtaacttctttatatgcagtcgtaactctttatgatgaggttgtaaactggttctcgctgaaaagttttaatggggaagaggtccagttttattttgaaaaagatgccGCGTTCAGTGTGACAATGCACATTTCCTGGTCaacttgtcgtttgttttggagagagagagagagagagagagagagagagagagagagagagagagagagagagagagagagagagagagtgtttaTCTGTCCTTTAACATCGATATCATCATAATATCAATCATTGAACCCATTTTGTGTGAAAAATCGAATGTATTATTAGTAGAGTATGCTTTTAATTTAAGAgtaaaagaaattacaaaatcaaagtactgaaagtactgaaaagcgctaacctagcttggttctaagaacatttactgtgtgcaagcgtaggcggaaatgagccttattgaaattttggtttaatgaatatcaatttaaagtatcgaaggccagatttctttaaatatatgttactttctgaagatgatgtgaattaaagctAAACACGACTTGTATACATATGGATACTTGCCTGAAACacgacttgtatatggatacttgccTGAAACATGGTATATAAAAgcctttgattttataaaacttaATTTCTCATGTGGACCTTGTGTTCGacgttttgaatgtttttttggGTCTAATGCTTGCACTTTATATTGTTGTTATTAGGGATGTCAAATCGGTCAATTTTTAGTACTCGGTTACTCGATCGGACGTTTttccgatcgagtacccgggtactcggtaaaagtgtaaataaatatgaacaagtacattgataactgtaaaaCCTTGGTCACTTTTGTAGAAATAAAACCACATGATCTAATGGGAGGTTTCCCCGTAAGTGTGTTTCTGTTGTAAGAATTATGAGCACTTCGTATTTCCAGACTTTTGAAGTCAGTGGCGGCATTTTAGGTCTGTTCAATTTCTCTACTGTGTGCCgatctaatttatataatacaatttattttatttataaaaaataagtcTAATTATTATAGCAATGTTTCCGGTATTGCTGTTGTATGATCCGCGCCTTATTATTTTGCGCGTAAAGGCATACCATAGATGACGTTTTTTCTGTTAGCTTTGACGTCATTACATTCCAAGCAGTTTTGATTGCGAGGTGGGTGTACTTTGTTTTGTagatcaaaaaacaaaattttttgataatatatggcatttttatactagtatttgagacatttttgttcagtttgtttatattgtaaagaaaaatccATCTGctttaacgtagctcgcgggttttccgacgtcacaataggaatcgacgCAAAGAATTGACCGTAATAGTAAActcatacattttttaaaatgacaaatgagatatttagaagcataaatggaaatatttcaaaaagcttaaatgcagtttattactgtttatacaaacatttataattatcaagtgctcaaaatttaaagatgtcacatacattgtcacattttgttctataaagtatgagtgtgcgttggaactcttccatttaaaatcatgttttaaaatagacaaGTAAATTAATTGAACCGTATGCATAAACATAgcttttttacaattataacttccgtaATTTTCACAAacgatcaaatttttaaaattcttttggcTTCAGCtaattacatgtgtatacattttattattattgtatACGATTACAAACTTATtatgtcagtagttgcctggcaattttttttgattgattgactcagagtttcataaaaacaaaaatagcaattttctgtatctttacagccttacattaattgcatttgtgcatttgataacattcacaataatgtctaatttatatttttatgttctaaaatgtgttaatcagctagtcttgtcaataaatgcatttcaaatttgGGTTCTCAGACGTAAATAAATGACGACGTCGGGCTAACGTCGTAacgaaaatataaggttttgagaaattttttaaatctttaaagttgttttgccaaaaattggccgagaacacatactgattattttttatgaattgattcataattatctcctctgttaGTGTGTTGagtatataattaatttcgtctgaatcgtttaaaagtttggagcatagttttgtaatgcgtttctcgactaaaatgtgcattttactatatatttcattgaaatgtcgttgcttgattttatcaagacactgtatttgaaacacgataacattaCTACCGCGCAGACAattctcaaataaattttaaaaataaaactttgaaacctatggatcacgtggacaaattttcaaggtaggttttctcacaagcaggtaaacccgcgagctaccttaacattactatatacattttgtaatataaaaaaaaaatctgtttaatcTGTTTTCggtttttaacatattttctattattttgagaATGCAACCACGTAAGAAATCCCATTCCGTTGACGAAGGGACAGGGGAGTCAGGAGTAAAGCGTAGATCTGTTTACTCGGGAAAGGCCAGTTAGTTAAGCTAAAAATCATGAAAGGTGAATTCGTTGAGCTGAATACACTCCTGAATAAGCAGGCAGATTTTGACACACAAGAAAGTAGAGTTCTATTCATGAATGGGCAGCTTACTTTAAAACCTACAAATGCAACCAAAATTACTAGTATTGATGCTTGGTTAGatgcattttttatatatatgagTATTTATTTGTCATCACATGTCGATCAAACCCTCAGTCTCATCAAATACATGGCCAATGTCAAACTCGGTGCTAGCCGAGTTTCTGGGGGTTTAGGCTGGAGAGAATATGACCGACAATTTCGTTTAAAAAGAGCGAAAGACAACAATATTTCATGGGGGAAAATTGATCAAGAGTTATGGTTACTTTATATTACCCCTAATAGCAATACTcagtctgtatataaaaatactctGAGCAACCCAAAATTCTGTTATGAATACAACAACAAAGGTTTCTGCCGTGTTCAAAATTGTCAATATCAGCATCAATGTCGCAAGTGTCAAAGCAAACATCCTGCTATTCATTGTTCTGATAAGCAAGTTGTACATAAGTTACCAACATCAAGAGCTTTTCAAGCGCCCCAGCCAATCTCATCAACTTTTCGCCAGTCAGGCAACAAATATCAAGCAAACTCCTTTCGTAAGAACAGGTTCAACTCCAGTTAAAGTTGACTTAGTGTGCCCATATTTATCAGTATATCCAAACAAATCTATAGCTGATGAATTAAAGAACAGATTTAGATTTGGGTTTTACCTTCATTATGAGGGCCCTAGAATTTCTACGACCTGCACAAATTTAGTTTCTGTTAAAGATTACCCAAAAgttgttaaagaaaaaattgataagGAAATTGCTTTGGGTCGTAGCTGGCCCTTTTAATTATGAGCCATTAGGTAATTTAAGATTATCACCTATTGGTGTTGTTGCAAAGAAGGATGGAGGATGGCGTCTGATCCATCACCTATCTTATCCTTTTGATTATAGTGTTAATGATTTTATAGATACAGAAGCTTGCTCTGTGCATTATACCGCTTTTGACGAGGTTTTAGATATGATAGCGAAACTTGGATCAGGAGCCTTTTTAGGGAAAATGGATGTTAAATCAGCATTTAGGCTACTTCCCGTTAACCCTTCAGACCACCAGTTACTTGGTTTCAAATTTAATAATGATTATTATCACGATATGTGTCTACCAATGGGCTGTTCTATTAGTTGTGCCTTGTGGGGaaaatttgcacattttataCAGTGGGTAGTTGAAGAAAAAACTGGAATTCACACTTTGAACCATTATTTAGATTACTTTATATTCGCTGGGAGTACATTTGAAATTTGTGATTTGTTGATGTCTTCGTTCAAAAATACGTGCGATGAATTTTGCATCCCACTCGCAGAAGAAAAGACAGAAGGCCCTAAAACTGTTCTTACATTTTTGGGTATTGTTATCGATACAGATAAAATGGTTATCAGAATTCCAAACGAAAAAATAATCGTTTTGGAGAATTTACTAAGTTATGTTACGGAAAACAAAAACTACGCTTAGAGAATTACAATCTTTGGTAGGCACTCTAAATTTTTGTGCAAAAGCTATTCCATCAGCAAGGGCCTTTAACAGAAGATTCTGTGATGCCATGTGTGGAATTAAACATCCTGGTCATTTTATTAGATTAACGCTGGGAATGAAATCAGACCTCCGAGTGTGGTTagattttttacac from Crassostrea angulata isolate pt1a10 chromosome 7, ASM2561291v2, whole genome shotgun sequence includes:
- the LOC128156140 gene encoding heat shock 70 kDa protein 12A-like isoform X5, producing the protein MQDKTEKFSATQARSSNPVKEWNKDVANVTELGKRHQRLVVAAIDFGTFGSGFALCIYADYKRDPNKISVHTWNSGTAITNKAPTTVLINPNGKDCLSFGYDAEREFVDLEPAEQKKHYLFRQFKMKLFSNPDLSESTKLKDITDKELPAVDVFAAVIQFFRESLQKRLNTRNLEDFTYDDVYWVITVPAIWDLKAKEFMRRAAEKAGLKDSQLSLALEPEAASLYCRKIPVEINTQKDGAKQIASLPEGAKYLVLDLGGGTIDITAHEVMADAGLRELHQASGGYYGGTCVNDEIMSFFKRLFGAPVLMRLKEENPGDYLDLMNDIEMKKCTYSPKMDKNNITLRLPVTLLDAYKEETECQIEECLQDTAFADDVQIKRDKMMISKKLFGSFFKSSVDNVVRIIKEILDTPSMSEVTTFLAVGGYAESALIKETLQTTFPEKKIVIPTDPSLSVLKGAVIYGFEPEIIASRVCKYTYGIAKTGIWKEGDPESKKLPEKTKKGLYWCDGVFDKHVEVGQVVKLGEFQEAKEYFAVEGQVEALLDFYASTEKNPRFVDDPGCTCVGNLVLDLSGGKTKKKILVRIGVGGTELEVEAMDPTGHVFRSNCNFLP
- the LOC128156140 gene encoding heat shock 70 kDa protein 12A-like isoform X2 — encoded protein: MGNAESKKEEEASTAEGSKTKETKEESDSGRKKSADHKKERSHRKKERSGAGSKERPKTGETGESRHTQRDESDSTQRVKDKTEKFSATQARSSNPVKEWNKDVANVTELGKRHQRLVVAAIDFGTFGSGFALCIYADYKRDPNKISVHTWNSGTAITNKAPTTVLINPNGKDCLSFGYDAEREFVDLEPAEQKKHYLFRQFKMKLFSNPDLSESTKLKDITDKELPAVDVFAAVIQFFRESLQKRLNTRNLEDFTYDDVYWVITVPAIWDLKAKEFMRRAAEKAGLKDSQLSLALEPEAASLYCRKIPVEINTQKDGAKQIASLPEGAKYLVLDLGGGTIDITAHEVMADAGLRELHQASGGYYGGTCVNDEIMSFFKRLFGAPVLMRLKEENPGDYLDLMNDIEMKKCTYSPKMDKNNITLRLPVTLLDAYKEETECQIEECLQDTAFADDVQIKRDKMMISKKLFGSFFKSSVDNVVRIIKEILDTPSMSEVTTFLAVGGYAESALIKETLQTTFPEKKIVIPTDPSLSVLKGAVIYGFEPEIIASRVCKYTYGIAKTGIWKEGDPESKKLPEKTKKGLYWCDGVFDKHVEVGQVVKLGEFQEAKEYFAVEGQVEALLDFYASTEKNPRFVDDPGCTCVGNLVLDLSGGKTKKKILVRIGVGGTELEVEAMDPTGHVFRSNCNFLP
- the LOC128156140 gene encoding heat shock 70 kDa protein 12A-like isoform X3; amino-acid sequence: MGNAESKKEEEASTAEGSKTKETKEESDSGRKKSADHKKERSHRKKERSGAGSKERPKTGETGESRHTQRDESDSTQRVKEWNKDVANVTELGKRHQRLVVAAIDFGTFGSGFALCIYADYKRDPNKISVHTWNSGTAITNKAPTTVLINPNGKDCLSFGYDAEREFVDLEPAEQKKHYLFRQFKMKLFSNPDLSESTKLKDITDKELPAVDVFAAVIQFFRESLQKRLNTRNLEDFTYDDVYWVITVPAIWDLKAKEFMRRAAEKAGLKDSQLSLALEPEAASLYCRKIPVEINTQKDGAKQIASLPEGAKYLVLDLGGGTIDITAHEVMADAGLRELHQASGGYYGGTCVNDEIMSFFKRLFGAPVLMRLKEENPGDYLDLMNDIEMKKCTYSPKMDKNNITLRLPVTLLDAYKEETECQIEECLQDTAFADDVQIKRDKMMISKKLFGSFFKSSVDNVVRIIKEILDTPSMSEVTTFLAVGGYAESALIKETLQTTFPEKKIVIPTDPSLSVLKGAVIYGFEPEIIASRVCKYTYGIAKTGIWKEGDPESKKLPEKTKKGLYWCDGVFDKHVEVGQVVKLGEFQEAKEYFAVEGQVEALLDFYASTEKNPRFVDDPGCTCVGNLVLDLSGGKTKKKILVRIGVGGTELEVEAMDPTGHVFRSNCNFLP
- the LOC128156140 gene encoding heat shock 70 kDa protein 12A-like isoform X4, with protein sequence MQDKTEKFSATQARSSNPVKQEWNKDVANVTELGKRHQRLVVAAIDFGTFGSGFALCIYADYKRDPNKISVHTWNSGTAITNKAPTTVLINPNGKDCLSFGYDAEREFVDLEPAEQKKHYLFRQFKMKLFSNPDLSESTKLKDITDKELPAVDVFAAVIQFFRESLQKRLNTRNLEDFTYDDVYWVITVPAIWDLKAKEFMRRAAEKAGLKDSQLSLALEPEAASLYCRKIPVEINTQKDGAKQIASLPEGAKYLVLDLGGGTIDITAHEVMADAGLRELHQASGGYYGGTCVNDEIMSFFKRLFGAPVLMRLKEENPGDYLDLMNDIEMKKCTYSPKMDKNNITLRLPVTLLDAYKEETECQIEECLQDTAFADDVQIKRDKMMISKKLFGSFFKSSVDNVVRIIKEILDTPSMSEVTTFLAVGGYAESALIKETLQTTFPEKKIVIPTDPSLSVLKGAVIYGFEPEIIASRVCKYTYGIAKTGIWKEGDPESKKLPEKTKKGLYWCDGVFDKHVEVGQVVKLGEFQEAKEYFAVEGQVEALLDFYASTEKNPRFVDDPGCTCVGNLVLDLSGGKTKKKILVRIGVGGTELEVEAMDPTGHVFRSNCNFLP
- the LOC128156619 gene encoding uncharacterized protein LOC128156619, which gives rise to MGGFPICLLGKGQLVKLKIMKGEFVELNTLLNKQADFDTQESRVLFMNGQLTLKPTNATKITSIDAWLDAFFIYMSIYLSSHVDQTLSLIKYMANVKLGASRVSGGLGWREYDRQFRLKRAKDNNISWGKIDQELWLLYITPNSNTQSVYKNTLSNPKFCYEYNNKGFCRVQNCQYQHQCRKCQSKHPAIHCSDKQVVHKLPTSRAFQAPQPISSTFRQSGNKYQANSFRKNRFNSS
- the LOC128156140 gene encoding heat shock 70 kDa protein 12A-like isoform X1; this translates as MGNAESKKEEEASTAEGSKTKETKEESDSGRKKSADHKKERSHRKKERSGAGSKERPKTGETGESRHTQRDESDSTQRVKDKTEKFSATQARSSNPVKQEWNKDVANVTELGKRHQRLVVAAIDFGTFGSGFALCIYADYKRDPNKISVHTWNSGTAITNKAPTTVLINPNGKDCLSFGYDAEREFVDLEPAEQKKHYLFRQFKMKLFSNPDLSESTKLKDITDKELPAVDVFAAVIQFFRESLQKRLNTRNLEDFTYDDVYWVITVPAIWDLKAKEFMRRAAEKAGLKDSQLSLALEPEAASLYCRKIPVEINTQKDGAKQIASLPEGAKYLVLDLGGGTIDITAHEVMADAGLRELHQASGGYYGGTCVNDEIMSFFKRLFGAPVLMRLKEENPGDYLDLMNDIEMKKCTYSPKMDKNNITLRLPVTLLDAYKEETECQIEECLQDTAFADDVQIKRDKMMISKKLFGSFFKSSVDNVVRIIKEILDTPSMSEVTTFLAVGGYAESALIKETLQTTFPEKKIVIPTDPSLSVLKGAVIYGFEPEIIASRVCKYTYGIAKTGIWKEGDPESKKLPEKTKKGLYWCDGVFDKHVEVGQVVKLGEFQEAKEYFAVEGQVEALLDFYASTEKNPRFVDDPGCTCVGNLVLDLSGGKTKKKILVRIGVGGTELEVEAMDPTGHVFRSNCNFLP